ATATATCCTAGAGGAATACATTTCCTTATCTCACGAAACAGTCTCAGGCTGGACGCAGTTCGCGCAACGAGGAAGCAGCCGTGTGCTTGATCCCGAGAAGCCTTTTGAACCACAATTCTCGGAACGGTGGATGATGTCGATCAATGTCTAGTCCTGAGCAAATCGAAGAAGCCCTGTCAGTCAATCTGGAATTATGGAGCGCCGACCCCAAGGCGGATACGAAGACACAATTGGAAAGGCAGGTGATTGAGGTTTTCCTCGTCGCCTTGGGTATGACGAAGAGTTGCGGCGAAAAAATATTCCTCAAAGGCGGAATTCTGATTGGTGCAATATATTCGAGCGGCCGTAACACCGCAGATATCGACTTTTCGACCGTTCTTGAACCCAGTAAGGATTTTCCAGATAAGCTTCGGGAGGAGCTCGGCGAAGCGTTGCCTCGCGCGACCGCTAAACTTGGAATGCCTGAGATATTATTAGATCTTCAATCGGTTAAATTTCGACCTAGAGAAGACTCTTTTGTAGAGGCGTCATATCCGGCAATTTCTGCGAAGTTCGCCTACGCCGAAAGAGGAAGCCCACAAGAGAAATCTCTTCTTGCTGGAACGTGTTCTCAGGTTCTTCACGCAGACATTAGCTTCAACGAGCCGATCGATTTTGTCCAAGAGGTCTATATAGAAGGATCCGAGGTAAGGATACTTGCTTATTCTCTAATAGACTTGGTCGCCGAAAAATATCGAGCAATACTGCAGCAAAAGGTACGCAATCGCGCAAGAAGGCAAGACGTTTTCGATTTGGATTATCTCATCTCGGAAAAGATCATTCAGGGCCTCGATAAAACGCAACTCCTCTCAACATTTCGAAGAAAGTGTGAGTCGAGAGATATCCAGCCGACGAAAGATTCACTGGACGACCCAGATGTGATCGAGAGATCAGAAAGAGATTGGGCGACTTTGGCATCAGAGGTCGAGGAACTGCCTGAATTCAAGCAGTCCTACGAAACAGTGCGAGATTATTACCACTCGTGGCCATGGAATTCCGGAGAATGATGTTGCCCAGAGTGTCCGATGATCTCTGGGAACCCAGACTCAGTTAGTCCCGCCCCATCCTCACCAGCACCCGGTCGAGCGCCTGCAGAAAGTTCGACCGGTCTGCCTTGCTGAACGGCGGCGGGCCGCCGCCAGCTGCTCCGAGTGGGCCGTCCATCCCGGCGCGCAGGTCTGCCATGATCGCGCGGGTGGCGATGGCGCTGCCGATGCTGGCGGCGTCGAAGCTCTTGCCGTCGTGGCGCAGCACCGTCGCGCCTGCCTTCAGGCAGCGTTCGGCCAGCAGGATGTCGGCGGTGATCACCACGCTGCGCTCTCCTGCGTTCTCGGCGATCCAGTTGTCCGCCGCGTCGAAGCTGTCGTTCACCACCACGCGCTTGACCCGCTCGCTCACCGGCACGCGGAAGGGGCTGTTGCTGACCACGCGGACATGCGCCTTGTGCCGGTCGGCCACGCGGTAGATCTCCTCCTTCACCGGGCAGGCATCGGCATCGACGAGGATGGTGACGGGTACGCTCATGCCTGCCTAGCTAACGGAAGGGGAGGTAGGCGCAAAACTTTCCTACAGCCCCAATCGATGCGTAACCCTTTCGGATGGAAACCACCCCTGACAACACCCGCTGGACGCCTGAGAAGGCGACCGCTTTCCTCAAGGCGCTGGCCCGCACCGGCAAGGTCGCTCCCGCCGCGCGCAGCGTCGGGATGAGCCGGCAGGCGGCCTATCGCCTGCGCGCTCGCGCTCCGAAATTTGCCGAGTTCTGGGAAATCGCGATGCGCGACGCGGCCGGCGCCAAAGCGGAGCGCAGGCGCCGCGGCAAGGCACTCCATCCGCTGCTCGCCAAACGGGTCACACCTTCGCCGCGCGCGGGTCACACTCCGGCGCAGGGCGGGTCACAGTTCGCCCGCGTACAGTCACGCTCGGGCCGCGCAGGGTGACAATCTGGCGCGCAGAGTTACGCTTTGGCGCGCCAGGTTTATAGAATGCGGCTTTTTGGCCCTGGACCCTGTTCCAAGTGTTCCATCCTGTTGGATTTCGCGGGGGGGCGCAGGCCGCGCCCGGCCCGGCTCAGCCGTTCTTCATGTTCTCCAGCCCCCTGATCGCGCCGGGCTTGAGGCTGGGGTTGGAGGCGTTGTGCTTGGGCGGTTGTTCCTTCTTGGGCTTGCGTGCTTCGCGGCTCTTCTTGCGTTGGCCCTTGGCCATGATCGTTTCCAGTCGGGGCGGAATGCCCCGCGCGCACGCTACGCCCTTTTGCGCGAATGCCCGCATCAATTCGTCTGTTCGAATTCGCTGGGAACCGCCGCGATGCTTCCCATATTGGTAGGAGAGAACCACAGCCAAACAGGAGCATCCGTCAATGCAGGTCCAGTTCTATTCCGACAGCACGGTGATGGGCACCCAGGAGGTCGCGACCCGGATCGAGGCGCGGGTGCGCGAGAAACTGGCGCGGTTCGAGGAGCGGCTGACCCGGCTCGAAGTCCATGTGCATGACGAGCATCGCCACACCCACGGCCATGACGACAAGGCCTGCACGCTCGAGGCGCGGCCGCGCGGTGGCCGGGCGATCGGGGTGACCGAGCATGGCTCGACCGTCGACGATGCCGCGCGCAAGGCGGCGATCACGCTCGCCCAGCGCTTGCAGCGGCATTTCGGCAAGGAGACGAAGCACAAGAAGGACCCGCGGCCCGAAAAGCAGCTCTAGCTTCGGCGGCGGCGGATTCGCCTTACGCCCGAATAGATTAGGTGAACCGGGCAAGCCGTGCTAATGCCCCCGCGCTGACGTCGAAATTTGCGACGGATGTCGAGATTTGAAGACCGCCGCTTGCCCCTTTTGCGTATCGCAAGGCTGGGCCCCGGCGTAAACCAGGCGACGATTTCCTTTCATCGGACGATTTGACGCACGACCCCCGCGCAATCTCGCGCGCGGGCAACCTCAGTTCTTTGAAAGGAACACACATGTCCAAGGTAGGCACCGTAAAATTCTTCAACGCCGACAAGGGTTATGGCTTCATCCAGCCCGACGACGGTTCGGCCGACAGCTTCGTCCATATTTCGGCCGTGCAGGCCGCTGGGATGCACACGCTCGATAAGGAGCAGCGCCTCAATTACGAAGTCGAAACCGGCCGCAACGGCAAGGAAAGCGCCGTCAACCTGTCGGCTGCCGACTGATTTTGCATGCGGGGGTGCGGTGGATTGCCGCCGCGCCCCCCTTCGCCCGCCCATCCCACCTAGGAGCACCCATGGCCGTAACCTACGAATTCTACATGCAGCGTGCCGAAGAGGCCGCTGCCGCCGCCAAGAACGCGACGCTCGCGAATGTGCGCGACCGCGAATTGCGTTCGGAAAAGACCTGGCGCGGTCTCGCCAACCAGGCGCGCGCGGTCGCCGTCCAGCGCGAGAAGGTCGAGCGTGAGAAGGCCGAAAAGCGCGAGCAGGCCGACGAGCCTGCGACCTAGTTTATGGCGCTGCCTGCTGCGTCAGCCGCACCAGGCCCCAATCATAACCGAGTTCTTTCACCCGCCCTTCGAGTAGAGCGCGCAGTTCGCCATCGGGTCGCGCCTCGCGGGTGAGCATCCACAAATAGCGGCCGCTCGGCTCGCCCACGATCGACCAGGCGTAGAGCCCGTCCGGCCCTTGCGGACCGCGGTCCAGCACCCAGTAATCGCCGTAGAACGGGCCGAAGAAGCTGACCTTGAGCTTGGCACCCTCGCTGCCCTCGACGATCTTGGCCTTGCCGGTGGACTGCCGGAACTTGCCCTCCAGCGAATCCTGGTAGCAGGAGTTGACCACGCGGATCCGCTCGTCATCGCGCAGCGAGTATTCCGCCGTCACGCCCTCGCACCCCTTCTGGAACGGCGCTTCGTAGCGGCCGTATTCATACCATTTCCCGAGATAGGCGTTGAGCTCGACCGGCTTGGCAGGCTGCGGCACGCTGGCATTGCCGACCGGGCCGGGCGTGCCGACGCAGGCGGCGAGGAGCAGGCCGGTACCGGCGAGAAAGGCGAGGGCGAGGGTCTTGTTGTTCATGGCAAGAGAACCGCTGCGACAAGGGGAGGTTCCGTGCGGCGCTGCAACATGCGTCCGTATTGTAACTGTGCTGGGTCGTCCCGCGAACAAGCTAAGGGACCGCCTGATTGCTGCAACGGGAGGATAATTGGACATGCGGACAGCAGTGACTCTGGTCGCGGCGTTGGCACTGGCAGGATGCCAGTTCGACCAGGATGAAGGGATCGGTCAAGAGGTCGCCGAGGAATTGGTCGACCGGTACTACGCCAAGTTCCAGCAGCCCGGCTTTCTCATCGACGATCTGATGAAGTTCTATTCGCCGGACATCGCATTCGTTGATCCGACCTACGAGATTGTCATGAATGGCGAATCCGAGTTTCGCGAAACCTATGCCGAACTCGGAACGGCACAGAGCAATTATCGCAATATCAAGTGGGACATTGCCGAGGTCGTGACCTCCGGTGACAAGGTTGTGATCTATGGCAACTGGTCGGGTACCTTCCACCATTGCCCTTTTGAGGTGGCATTCACCACATACTGGAAGCTCGAAAACGGCCTGATAGTAGAGCAACGCGATTTCTTCGCTGCCCCTGCCTTCGATCGACAAGTCGGTTGGGATCCGGCGACCGCAAGTGCGACTTGCGCGAAGCACTGACAGTGCTGCCCCGCTCGTTTCCCTAGTCAATCCACACCGGCCGGACAGGTCGGTCGGCTTTCGTTTCCCAGCCGCGGCCGGGCGGTGTATCTGCCGGGAGGGAGAGGGAGGAGCCCATGATCGAGTCGAAGACCTTTATTCGCTTCTGTGCTGCCGCGTTGGCCGCCGGGCTGACCGTGTCGGCTGCGGCGCATGACAAGGGGCCGGTGTTCACGCCGTCACCCCTGCCGTACCCCTTTTCCGATGCGGTCCAGGTGGGCGACCTGCTGATCTTTGCCGGCGATATTGGGATGGCAGAGGACGGGCAGACCGTCGAACCGGGTGGCATCGAGCCCGAGACACGGCGGATCATGATCCGGCTCGGCGAGCGGTTGGCGGCACATGGCCTCGACTACAAGGATGTGGTCAAATGCACCGTGATGCTGACCGACATGAGCGAATGGCCAGCATTCAACGCCATCTACGCCGAATATTTCGCGAAACCCTATCCGGCGCGCTCGGCCTTCGGTGCCAACGGGCTGGCGCTCGGCGCGCGGGTCGAGCTCGAGTGCTGGGCTTACAAGCAAGCGGCCTGAGCGCCTTCGCCGGTCGAGAGGCGGGCGTCGCTGGTCGAATGGGAGAGGCGGCACCCGGTGCTGCCCCGTTACGGGGCGAGGCGTGGTCGTGCCCCCTCCCATCGGAGCGCCTATTTATGACAAGACTGATGTTCGCCGCCCTGTTGCCGCTCGTTTCGCTCGCCGCAGCTCCGCTCGCTGCCGAGGAGGGTGAGCGCCCCGGCTATGGGGAAATGACAGCCGCGACTGCACCGATTGCCGATGCCTATTTCGCGGCTTACACCGGCCGCGATTGGTACCGGCTCGAGGCATTGGCAGCCGACGACGCGAGTTTCGAGGACCCGACCGCGACCTACGTCTTCGGCGGCGTGGCCTCGGCAGGCCGCACGGCGATGATGGAGCGCTTCCGCGTCGGATATGCAGGCATCACGCATATGGAATTCGAGACCGCTCGTCGCTTCGTGTCGGGTGATCTCGCGATCTACGAAGGTGAACTCGACTGGGGCCTCGACCTTGGTGACGGCACCCTGGTTTCGAGCGTGACACCGATGGTCATCATCCTGACTGTCGAGAATGGCAAGGTCGTGAAGCATCGCGACTATGTCGACTACGCGCCCTTCAACGCGGCGGTGAAGGCAGCGAGGGGCGCATAGCAAGCCACAACGCGGCATCCGATAGACAGGCTTCGCGAAACCGCCTAATCTTCCACCTTGGGTCGCCTTGGATCGATGAGGGGAGGGCGGTCATGCCAAATCGCAAATACGTTGTTTCACGCCGAGCTTTCGCGGCGGGCGCATTGGTCGGCGCAGCGAGCGCCTCCAGCGTGCTGGCGCAAACGGTGACGGCCGAGTCGCCGATGGGGCCGTTTTTCCCGACCTCCTATCGCGGCGAGACGGATGCGGATCTGACGCGCATCGCCGGTCATGCGAACCGCGCGAAGGGACAGGTCATCGAGGTGATGGGCCGCGTGCTCGACATGCGTGGAAACCCGATCCACGGCGCACGGCTGGATATCTGGCAGGCGAATGCCGCAGGGCGCTACGCCCATCCGCAGGATCCGGCGATCATGCCGCTCGACCCCGACTTCCAGGGCTATGCCAGCATCCATACCGGCAGCGATGGCAGTTGGAAGCTGACCACGATCAAGCCCGGCAGCTACGACAGTCCGATCGGGAACAGGCCGCCGCATATTCACATGGACGCAACCGGCATCGATGCCCGGAACGTCTTGCAAATGTATTTCCCGGAAGACGATGCGGCGAACCGGCGCGACGAGCTCTACAAGTCGCTTGGCGCAGGCGCGCCCACATCGGTCGCCACGGCGCTGGGCGACAATCGCTACAGTTGGGACATCGTCCTGCTCGAAGGCTAGCCAAGATAGCGCTTGCACGCACCGTCGCCGAACGTGCGGAGTTGATAACGGTTTGCGGGCGACCGAGCCGTTACGACCCGGGGAGATGGCTTATCCTGCCATCCTGCCACGTTCGGTCGCCCGCATGGCGCAAGGATCAGTTCCGCGCGGCGAGTTCTGCCTCGACGTCGATGGTCCGAGCCCTGCTGTCATTTGCCGCCTCGCGCTGGGCAAGGCGATTGGCGGACATGTTGCGCGCCGGAATTTCCCGCACGGCGACGCGCTGTTCGAAGATGCCCTGTTCGAGTGGGACGTAGCTTGCCTGTTGCAAACGAGCCGTCTCCAATCTGTCGTCGGAAGGTTGAGGAATGGGTTGCTGGGCATCGAGCGCCTGGGCCTGCTCGAAACTCACATTCCGGGCGGAATAATAGCCCTCTTGAGAGCCCGCCAGGTCGAGCGATTCCTCAAGCGATTGGACGCGTCGCACCCGGTCGCGCAGGCGCCCGTGAAAAACCAATTCGGCAACCTCGATGGTGCCTTCCGGCGTCACGAGCGGATATTGATCGCGCGCGGCAATCATCCGCCGTTGCTCGTCCACGGTGGCAAACTGCGTGGCGTGCCGGGGAATGTTATCGAAGGTGTCGCCGTAACGGCTGAGCGGATCGGTCGGCGTCGACATGCCAACCGCCGTTCCGGCACCGATGGCAAGCGCCATCGCGCCCAAGATCATGGGCGTGCGCTTCATTGTACTACCTCCAACTGAAACAGTGTTTGATTGCACAACGGGCCAACGGCATCGTAGGTTCCACACAGCGCACAGGGCGCTTGTGGAGCAGGCAGCGATTGCCTAGTCTCGTTGTTCAGGGGGAGGAGCTTTGTCCTTGAAGTATAGACTTATTATCTTGGCGCCGATCGCCTGTTTCCTCGCAAGTGCATGCACAAGCGAGGAAAGTGCGACGGCCGAGGCGGACAGCATTAGCGAGGACACGGCGGCCTATTCGGGAATTTCGGCTGATGAGGCCGTGACGCTCGTCGGTACGGAGCCATTCTGGGGCGCCGAGATCACGGGCGAGGATCTCAGGTGGACCACGCCTGAGAACATCGAAGGGGTGACCATCCAGGTCGCTCGCTTTGCCGGCAATAATGGCCTCGGATATTCGGGCGAGCTCGAAGGGGAAGCGATGCAGATCGCGGTCACGCCGGGCGAATGCTCCGACGGAATGAGCGACCGAACCTATCCTTTCACGGCTACAATCACGATCGGCGACCGGCAGTTGACAGGCTGCGGCTATACCGACGTCCAAAAATATTCAGGCGAGGAGACACCTTGATGAACGAATCTGGCGACGTGGCGCGTGGCTGGCGCAATTTCTTCTGGATCGCTGCTATCTTCAATTTTCTGATCGGCCTCGCCGGGATGATCACGCCCGACGCTTCGGTCGACGCACGGATCGTCGGGCTGCTCGTTTTCTGTTTCGGCGTGGTCTACTATTTCGTGGCGCGCGATCCGCTGAGATACGCTCAGGTCCTGTGGGCTGGGGTCATCGGCAAAGTCGGGGTCGTGGCACTGCTCGCGCCCGAGGCATTTGGCGAGAATGGCGAACCGCTCGTTGCCGCAGTTCTCGTCGGTGACGCGCTCTTCGCGCTTGGGTTCCTGGCGTTCCTGTTCACCGGCGCCGACGCGGGAGGGGAATAGGTTATGGCGATGACCGGCGGCTGCCTGTGCGGCAAGGTTCGCTACAAGATCTCCGGCGAGCCACAGATGAGCGTGATCTGCCATTGCAAGAATTGCCAGAGGCAGGCCGGCTCCTCCTTCTCCGCGATTATCGGCGTTCCGCGCGAGGCGCTGGAGTATGAAGGGGAGATCAAGACCTACGCGGACAAGGGCGACAGCGGGGGTTCGGTCGACCGCCAGTTCTGCCCGGATTGCGGATCTCCGCTGTTCTCACTGGTTGGCAGCTTGCCGCAGATGGTCTTCGTCAAGGCCGGGACGCTCGACGATACTTCGAACCTGCAGCCCGCGATGCACATCTTTACCAAGAGCAAGCAGGCATGGGTCGAATTGGGTGACCTTCCGGCGTTCGATACCGCCCCAGGTTAGGGTTTTCGTAGTAACCACGGAAAAAAATTTTCCGAAAATTGCCTTTGCCAAGCAAAGATTTCACTCGCCTCTGCCGGAGTAGCGCGCGGTTACGAGGGAACGCTCTGCCCGTTTGTGCCGTTAGTCTGCCAATTGGCAATAAAGCGCAAAGCGCTGGCCCCTTGCTTGGGCTGCAACTGATTAGGCATTTACATTGACGACAGATGACAATCACGACGCGCGTCGCGTGGCGCAGGCGTCCATGCGTTTCGACGACGCGCCAGAACGCTTCCAGAAAGGCCATGAAGGGGATCACTTCTCCGGCGCCTCAGGCGTGCTTTTCGAACAGGCGATGGCGCAGACGCGCATGGCGATCTGCCTGTGCGATCCGAAGCTCGACGACCTTCCGATCGTGTTCGCCAACCGCGCCTTCCGCGAGCTGACCGGTTACGACGAAGAGGATATCATCGGAAACAATTGCCGGTTCCTGCAGGGCCCCGACAGCGATCCTGCGGCGGTCGAGCGGATCCGTCACGCCCTCAAGCATGAAGAGGTCGTGGTGGTCGAACTGCTCAACTATCGCAAGGATGGGTCGAGCTTCTGGAATGCACTCCACCTCGGGCCGATCTACAATAGCGACGGCGACCTGGTGTATTTCTTCGGTAGCCAATGGGACGTCAGCGATGTCCGGGCAGCGCGTGCCGAGGAACGCCATGCCAAGGCAATGGCGCGTGAGCTTTCGCACCGCATGAAAAACATGTTTGCGGTGATTTCCGGCATCGTCAACGTCACCGGGCGAATGCGCGGCATCCAAGCCGAAGCGACCGAGATCAACGAGCGCATCCAGGCATTGGGCCGGGCGTATGAAACCACGCTCGATGACGCCTCCAGCGGCAGTATCCAGATCGGCGAGGCGATCCGGGCGGTCCTCGCTCCCTACGGGGACGCAGGCCAGCACCTCGAGCTCAAGGGCAATGGCGCGCGCATGCCGTTTGGGACGGTGTCCCTGGTCGGGCTGATGCTGCACGAACTTGCCGCCAACGCGACCAAGTACGGCGCGTGGTCCAATGATGACGGCTGGGTGACGGTCGACTGGGGCATGGATCAGGCGGGTGACGCGCTGGTCATCGCCTGGAGCGAAAGAGGCGGACCGCCGATTGACCAGGAGGCAATCCAGCCCGGCACCGGGACCGCGATCATGGATCGCCTGCTGCGCGCCGGGCAAGGCACAATCGAGCGGCGCTGGAAACCGGAAGGGCTTTCGGTCGTTATTACCTTGCCCGCCAAGGACCGGAAATGAGCGAAACCTATAACATCCTGTTGCTCGAGGACGAGCCCTTGATCCTGATGGATCTTGAGATGGCTGCCGAAGACCTCGGCTGCTCGGTGCATTCGACCACCACCGCCGAGGCCGCGCTGGCATTGATCGAGCAGCATGACGAAGAACTCGATGTCGCCATTCTCGACGTGTCCCTGGGCGGGGGGAAGACCTGTTTCCCGGTGGCGAACGCGCTCAAGCAGGTTGGCATCCCCTTCATTCTCCACTCCGCAGACCTCGATCGCCACAACGAGCGCATTCGCGAGCTCGACGCCGAGCTGATCGCCAAGCCCGCGCCCTCCGACAAGGTCATCGAGATCGCTTTATCGAGGATCGATCCCCGGTCGGGCGCGAGCATGCGCCTCGCCGCCGAATAGCCTTTTGGGGGGCTGAGACTCGCTGCCACGGCAGGATATGGTGCGCTGCCACCAGGTTATGCGCACAGGATTTTCCCCGTGCGCAGGATACAATTTCGCCTCCAGCAACCCCTCTGACGCCAGATTCTCCCTTGGATTCTTTCGCTTCGGCGCAATTTTGCGCTGCATCGGGGGAAAACCGGTGCAAATTCGCCTTGGCTGCCTCGTCACGCCCTAGGGAAACGCCTAGCACCGGGGGCCGGAACAAGGAGTATTGCCCCGGTGAATAGCGTGCCCGACTGGTTGACTTCGGCTTTGCCGCCAGCTGCCCAGCATTCGGGTCTGGCTGTTGCCAAGCTCGGTAGTGCCGGTGTGCACGGCAAGGGCGGCCTTGCGCTGTCCAGTCCGGCCTTTCGCGACGGTGGCGAACTCGACCCGTGCTTTACTGCCGACGAGGAAGACGCGGTTGCGCCGCCGCTCGAATGGAGCGCGCCGCCCCCCGGAACGCAGGAACTCGTCGTGATTGTCGAGGATGCCTCGACCGAGGGTGACGAGCCCCGCTGCCATTGGCTGGTGTGGGGGCTTGCAGGGCAACGCGGCAAGCTGCTTGAAGGGGAAGTCCCCCCGCGCACCGGAAAGAACTCGCTCGGCAACTCGGAATGGCTCCTGCCCGACCTGCCAAAGGGCGAAACCCACACATTCGTATTCCAGCTGTTCGCACTCGATCTTCCGCTCACCCTGATGCCAGGGGCGAGCCGGGGGGAACTGCTCGCAGCCCTGGATGGGCATGTCGTCGCCAGCCATGCGCTGGTCGCCCAATACACCAAGTCGGATGAAGAAGAAGCCGACTGGAACGATGACGACTTCGAGTGATCAACGGCCATAAATAGGAAAGGAACTGACAATGGCTGGCAACAACGCACTGCAAAAGCCGGTGAACCTCTCGCCGCAGCTGGAGAATGTGGTTGGCAAGGGTCCGATGACCCGCGCCCAGGTCACCTCCAAGGTTTGGGACTACATCAAGGCAAATGGACTTCAGGATTCGAAGGACAAGCGCCAAATCAATCCCGATGACAAGCTTGGCGCGGTGATCGGCACTTCGCAGATCTCCATGTTCAAGATGACGGCTGCGG
This region of Altererythrobacter sp. CAU 1644 genomic DNA includes:
- a CDS encoding RidA family protein; this encodes MIESKTFIRFCAAALAAGLTVSAAAHDKGPVFTPSPLPYPFSDAVQVGDLLIFAGDIGMAEDGQTVEPGGIEPETRRIMIRLGERLAAHGLDYKDVVKCTVMLTDMSEWPAFNAIYAEYFAKPYPARSAFGANGLALGARVELECWAYKQAA
- a CDS encoding YaiI/YqxD family protein, whose protein sequence is MSVPVTILVDADACPVKEEIYRVADRHKAHVRVVSNSPFRVPVSERVKRVVVNDSFDAADNWIAENAGERSVVITADILLAERCLKAGATVLRHDGKSFDAASIGSAIATRAIMADLRAGMDGPLGAAGGGPPPFSKADRSNFLQALDRVLVRMGRD
- a CDS encoding YbhB/YbcL family Raf kinase inhibitor-like protein, translating into MNSVPDWLTSALPPAAQHSGLAVAKLGSAGVHGKGGLALSSPAFRDGGELDPCFTADEEDAVAPPLEWSAPPPGTQELVVIVEDASTEGDEPRCHWLVWGLAGQRGKLLEGEVPPRTGKNSLGNSEWLLPDLPKGETHTFVFQLFALDLPLTLMPGASRGELLAALDGHVVASHALVAQYTKSDEEEADWNDDDFE
- a CDS encoding nuclear transport factor 2 family protein; this translates as MTRLMFAALLPLVSLAAAPLAAEEGERPGYGEMTAATAPIADAYFAAYTGRDWYRLEALAADDASFEDPTATYVFGGVASAGRTAMMERFRVGYAGITHMEFETARRFVSGDLAIYEGELDWGLDLGDGTLVSSVTPMVIILTVENGKVVKHRDYVDYAPFNAAVKAARGA
- a CDS encoding nucleotidyl transferase AbiEii/AbiGii toxin family protein encodes the protein MSSPEQIEEALSVNLELWSADPKADTKTQLERQVIEVFLVALGMTKSCGEKIFLKGGILIGAIYSSGRNTADIDFSTVLEPSKDFPDKLREELGEALPRATAKLGMPEILLDLQSVKFRPREDSFVEASYPAISAKFAYAERGSPQEKSLLAGTCSQVLHADISFNEPIDFVQEVYIEGSEVRILAYSLIDLVAEKYRAILQQKVRNRARRQDVFDLDYLISEKIIQGLDKTQLLSTFRRKCESRDIQPTKDSLDDPDVIERSERDWATLASEVEELPEFKQSYETVRDYYHSWPWNSGE
- a CDS encoding COG3650 family protein, encoding MKYRLIILAPIACFLASACTSEESATAEADSISEDTAAYSGISADEAVTLVGTEPFWGAEITGEDLRWTTPENIEGVTIQVARFAGNNGLGYSGELEGEAMQIAVTPGECSDGMSDRTYPFTATITIGDRQLTGCGYTDVQKYSGEETP
- a CDS encoding GFA family protein — translated: MAMTGGCLCGKVRYKISGEPQMSVICHCKNCQRQAGSSFSAIIGVPREALEYEGEIKTYADKGDSGGSVDRQFCPDCGSPLFSLVGSLPQMVFVKAGTLDDTSNLQPAMHIFTKSKQAWVELGDLPAFDTAPG
- a CDS encoding response regulator gives rise to the protein MSETYNILLLEDEPLILMDLEMAAEDLGCSVHSTTTAEAALALIEQHDEELDVAILDVSLGGGKTCFPVANALKQVGIPFILHSADLDRHNERIRELDAELIAKPAPSDKVIEIALSRIDPRSGASMRLAAE
- a CDS encoding nuclear transport factor 2 family protein → MRTAVTLVAALALAGCQFDQDEGIGQEVAEELVDRYYAKFQQPGFLIDDLMKFYSPDIAFVDPTYEIVMNGESEFRETYAELGTAQSNYRNIKWDIAEVVTSGDKVVIYGNWSGTFHHCPFEVAFTTYWKLENGLIVEQRDFFAAPAFDRQVGWDPATASATCAKH
- a CDS encoding lipocalin family protein, giving the protein MNNKTLALAFLAGTGLLLAACVGTPGPVGNASVPQPAKPVELNAYLGKWYEYGRYEAPFQKGCEGVTAEYSLRDDERIRVVNSCYQDSLEGKFRQSTGKAKIVEGSEGAKLKVSFFGPFYGDYWVLDRGPQGPDGLYAWSIVGEPSGRYLWMLTREARPDGELRALLEGRVKELGYDWGLVRLTQQAAP
- a CDS encoding cold-shock protein, translating into MSKVGTVKFFNADKGYGFIQPDDGSADSFVHISAVQAAGMHTLDKEQRLNYEVETGRNGKESAVNLSAAD
- a CDS encoding HPF/RaiA family ribosome-associated protein gives rise to the protein MQVQFYSDSTVMGTQEVATRIEARVREKLARFEERLTRLEVHVHDEHRHTHGHDDKACTLEARPRGGRAIGVTEHGSTVDDAARKAAITLAQRLQRHFGKETKHKKDPRPEKQL
- a CDS encoding protocatechuate 3,4-dioxygenase — protein: MPNRKYVVSRRAFAAGALVGAASASSVLAQTVTAESPMGPFFPTSYRGETDADLTRIAGHANRAKGQVIEVMGRVLDMRGNPIHGARLDIWQANAAGRYAHPQDPAIMPLDPDFQGYASIHTGSDGSWKLTTIKPGSYDSPIGNRPPHIHMDATGIDARNVLQMYFPEDDAANRRDELYKSLGAGAPTSVATALGDNRYSWDIVLLEG
- a CDS encoding SWIB/MDM2 domain-containing protein encodes the protein MAGNNALQKPVNLSPQLENVVGKGPMTRAQVTSKVWDYIKANGLQDSKDKRQINPDDKLGAVIGTSQISMFKMTAAVSKHLS
- a CDS encoding PAS domain-containing protein, with product MTTDDNHDARRVAQASMRFDDAPERFQKGHEGDHFSGASGVLFEQAMAQTRMAICLCDPKLDDLPIVFANRAFRELTGYDEEDIIGNNCRFLQGPDSDPAAVERIRHALKHEEVVVVELLNYRKDGSSFWNALHLGPIYNSDGDLVYFFGSQWDVSDVRAARAEERHAKAMARELSHRMKNMFAVISGIVNVTGRMRGIQAEATEINERIQALGRAYETTLDDASSGSIQIGEAIRAVLAPYGDAGQHLELKGNGARMPFGTVSLVGLMLHELAANATKYGAWSNDDGWVTVDWGMDQAGDALVIAWSERGGPPIDQEAIQPGTGTAIMDRLLRAGQGTIERRWKPEGLSVVITLPAKDRK